A part of Babylonia areolata isolate BAREFJ2019XMU chromosome 6, ASM4173473v1, whole genome shotgun sequence genomic DNA contains:
- the LOC143282846 gene encoding baculoviral IAP repeat-containing protein 7-B-like, which yields MDDGGGRDIAPDEERLNYVYLQNGDSDLENDLEEDTASVTPRAASFLSNSYHFRSRHGFDVQEPVDTTPDTVPVHTPSRRTVSNASDYQKSEENRLSSFSDWRYQHVVRKEDLARNGFMYTGSGDKVRCVYCNGVLRQWDQGDDVEQEHRRNFANCPFLSGENVGNIPLAPGRNVPDLSRSFNSSTARSTRVMNGGHDIDPVEAGYLARYSDYHSQVSPNDDCHKSDAVGCGNNTTGADVSPRRVYSNTPRNPSMSVEPDRLATFGSWPAQMKQKPDKLAQAGLYYLGDGDKVKCFYCDGLLYNWEPEDDPFVEHVRWFPDCQYMKLVKGERFVEEVKSGRPTQDEVMQTPAVLAVLYEGHSMESVQRALAAMRQKNGASMVVTAQDLLATILEMEEDVAENATMNGNATSEDLNKLRMENESLRDKQLCKICMERDVEVIFLPCKHFVCCAPCSAALRSCPICRVAIESVDKVFMV from the exons ATGGatgacgggggagggagagacatagcaCCTGATGAGGAGAGGCTGAACTATGTTTACCTTCAAAATGGAGACAGTGACTTAGAAAATGACTTGGAGGAAGACACAGCCTCAGTCACCCCTCGCGCTGCGAGTTTCCTTTCAAATTCTTACCACTTTCGCAGCCGACACGGCTTTGATGTCCAGGAACCTGTGGACACCACCCCGGACACTGTGCCAGTCCATACACCAAGCAGGCGGACAGTATCAAATGCATCCGATTATCAGAAGTCTGAAGAGAACAGGCTGTCATCATTTTCAGACTGGAGATACCAACACGTTGTCAGAAAAGAGGATCTGGCAAGGAATGGCTTCATGTACACAGGATCTGGCGACAAG GTTCGATGCGTGTACTGCAATGGGGTCCTGCGACAGTGGGATCAGGGTGACGACGTCGAGCAAGAGCATCGGAGAAACTTTGCAAACTGCCCGTTCCTGTCCGGAGAAAACGTGGGCAACATCCCTCTTGCCCCAGGAAGGAACGTTCCTGACTTGTCAAGATCTTTCAACAGCAGCACCGCTCGCTCCACCAGAGTCATGAACGGAGGCCATGATATCGATCCAGTCGAAGCCGGCTACCTAGCCCGCTACTCTGACTACCACTCACAAGTGTCACCGAATGACGACTGCCATAAAAGCGATGCTGTCGGATGTGGAAATAACACCACAGGTGCGGATGTGTCACCCAGACGGGTTTACTCCAACACGCCACGCAACCCCAGCATGTCTGTGGAGCCTGACCGCTTGGCCACTTTCGGCAGCTGGCCTGCGCAGATGAAACAGAAGCCTGACAAGCTGGCGCAGGCAGGGCTGTATTACCTTG gggatggcGACAAGGTGAAGTGTTTCTACTGTGACGGCCTGCTGTACAACTGGGAGCCAGAGGACGACCCCTTTGTGGAGCACGTCCGCTGGTTCCCTGACTGCCAGTACATGAAGCTGGTGAAGGGGGAGCGGTTTGTGGAGGAGGTGAAGAGCGGACGGCCCACACAGGACGAGGTGATGCAGACACCGGCGGTGCTGGCGGTGCTTTACGAGGGGCACAGCATGGAGTCGGTGCAGAGGGCGCTGGCAGCCATGAGGCAGAAGAACG GTGCAAGCATGGTGGTGACAGCACAGGATCTCCTGGCAACCATACTGGAGATGGAAGAGGACGTGGCAGAGAATGCCACCATGAATGGCAACGCAACCTCGGAAG ACCTAAACAAACTGCGGATGGAAAACGAGAGCCTGCGGGACAAGCAGCTGTGTAAGATTTGCATGGAGCGAGACGTGGAGGTCATCTTCCTCCCATGCAAGCACTTTGTCTGCTGTGCTCCCTGCAGTGCTGCCCTGCGCTCCTGCCCCATCTGCCGGGTAGCGATTGAGAGCGTTGACAAGGTGTTCATggtatag